The Sediminispirochaeta smaragdinae DSM 11293 genome has a segment encoding these proteins:
- the hisG gene encoding ATP phosphoribosyltransferase, with protein sequence MNEKSQEAPLSLALPKGRLLDEIQERFAERGMAFSFEKRKLVARDESGTLEIFLVKNSDLPTYVNHGIAGLGICGSDVLYESEYRFFRLKTFDFGGTSMCIAGRRDEPFSLDKRGVAVATKFINFTRDYFHQRGIPVQIIKLNGSVELAPVLGLAPYIVDLVETGNTLKANHLEVKKKLEDIHVHLIANPSYYKLHHRKIDHFIQMIEEDNHE encoded by the coding sequence ATGAATGAGAAATCACAGGAAGCCCCTTTGAGCCTTGCTTTGCCAAAGGGACGGCTGCTGGATGAAATACAAGAGCGATTTGCAGAAAGGGGAATGGCCTTTTCCTTTGAAAAACGAAAACTTGTGGCCCGCGACGAAAGCGGAACGCTTGAGATCTTTCTGGTAAAAAACAGCGATCTTCCCACATATGTGAACCATGGTATCGCAGGTCTCGGCATCTGCGGTTCCGATGTTCTGTATGAATCCGAATATCGTTTTTTTCGCCTCAAGACCTTTGATTTCGGCGGTACATCGATGTGCATTGCAGGCAGGCGGGACGAGCCCTTTTCACTGGATAAGCGAGGAGTCGCCGTTGCTACCAAATTTATCAATTTTACAAGGGATTACTTTCATCAAAGGGGGATTCCCGTTCAGATTATCAAGCTAAACGGTTCGGTGGAGCTTGCTCCGGTTTTAGGCTTGGCACCCTACATTGTCGATCTTGTTGAAACGGGAAACACGCTCAAGGCCAACCATCTTGAAGTGAAGAAGAAGCTGGAGGATATTCATGTTCACCTGATTGCGAACCCCTCCTACTATAAGCTCCACCACCGAAAAATCGATCATTTCATACAGATGATTGAGGAGGACAACCATGAGTGA
- the hisB gene encoding imidazoleglycerol-phosphate dehydratase HisB, whose amino-acid sequence MSETIRIERNTKETEICVSFEGPESLPGTISTEVPFFDHLLTSMAFHGELGFTISARGDIEVDPHHLVEDTGLVLGDAVRSYVLKKNAIERFGHAVIPMDDALVEVTIDAGGRPYFYMNALFPQSMCGNFDTALLKEFFRAFAVRGGLNLHIDARYGENSHHIAEAAFKALGKALGNALKKKAKGITPSTKGTISV is encoded by the coding sequence ATGAGTGAAACCATTCGCATCGAAAGAAATACAAAGGAAACCGAAATCTGTGTCAGTTTCGAGGGGCCGGAATCTCTACCGGGAACAATTTCAACGGAAGTTCCCTTCTTCGACCACCTCCTTACCTCTATGGCGTTCCATGGGGAACTGGGCTTTACGATTTCCGCCCGGGGTGATATCGAAGTGGATCCGCATCATCTTGTCGAAGATACAGGGCTCGTACTGGGGGATGCCGTCAGAAGCTATGTTCTGAAGAAGAATGCGATCGAACGCTTCGGACATGCGGTTATCCCCATGGATGATGCATTGGTTGAGGTAACCATTGATGCGGGAGGGCGTCCCTACTTTTATATGAATGCCCTCTTCCCCCAAAGCATGTGTGGAAATTTCGACACTGCGCTTCTGAAAGAATTCTTCCGTGCCTTTGCCGTTCGCGGAGGTTTAAACCTCCATATAGATGCACGCTACGGCGAAAATAGTCATCATATTGCAGAAGCTGCCTTTAAGGCCCTGGGAAAAGCACTGGGAAACGCCCTAAAAAAGAAGGCAAAAGGTATAACCCCCTCGACGAAAGGAACGATTAGCGTTTGA